A stretch of the Pedobacter sp. MC2016-14 genome encodes the following:
- a CDS encoding alpha-galactosidase, producing the protein MKLKVSILLFTFLAFLKPVSAIVLPYGKVGKIIYDLKSGTYDVFDGQVQVLRGGFSSARNYEKLLISKEYGQASYAKESIKDAFGPGTKHIVVLKHAGWPDMKQVFYTYPGRSYFLCEVAIQGGNLQSNQLIPLQGNILSMGNPGLLTSLFVPFDNDAFIRYDTKILNPGAENISSEVGALYNNTSRKGIVTGSVTHEVWKTGVRTWRDDNDVLSMGVTTGYTARDLTRDQLPHGAISGRSILSARVFFGAFTDWRRGMEDYAKANRLAEPPIVFKWDKPTPVGWNSWGVIQDKISYDKATKVVDFFADDLKGFRNGGTAYVDLDSYWDMMLNGGLEGDYSKLKAFADYTKKRGLKPGVYWAPFTDWGFNSGGNRRAEGGQYNFAELWTKVGHGYHDFDGARALDPTHPGTQQRIKLVIGKLKECGFEMIKIDFLGHAAAESDHFYDPAVKTGMQAYKVGMEYLIKQLDSKMLVYAAISPSMASGRYIHARRIACDAFKSINDTEYTLNSLTNGWWQTWLYDYLDADHVVFNDASAGENVARMLSAFVTGSVLLGDDFSTAGPWTEGVKRLVQNPALLELIKDGKSFIPVEGNKGQQASELFIKSVKNVHYLAIFNYSKAPKSFPLSLKKLGLSTKVNWSAVDLISKKSALFSEQTTIEVPAGNARIFKLTLPPAISDQF; encoded by the coding sequence ATGAAATTGAAGGTCAGCATACTCTTATTTACTTTTCTCGCTTTTCTTAAACCCGTCTCCGCAATAGTTTTGCCATATGGTAAAGTAGGGAAAATCATATACGACCTTAAATCCGGGACTTATGATGTTTTTGATGGGCAGGTCCAAGTTTTACGCGGAGGGTTTTCTTCGGCCAGGAATTACGAAAAGCTATTGATCTCTAAAGAATATGGTCAGGCAAGTTATGCCAAAGAAAGTATTAAAGATGCTTTTGGACCAGGTACAAAACACATAGTTGTATTGAAACATGCAGGTTGGCCAGATATGAAACAGGTATTTTACACCTACCCTGGACGGTCTTATTTTCTCTGTGAAGTAGCAATACAGGGTGGCAATTTGCAAAGTAACCAGCTTATCCCACTTCAAGGCAACATCCTTTCTATGGGAAATCCAGGTTTGCTAACCAGCTTGTTTGTCCCTTTTGATAATGACGCATTTATCCGGTACGATACGAAGATATTGAACCCAGGTGCCGAAAATATCAGCTCGGAAGTTGGCGCTCTTTACAACAATACATCGCGGAAGGGGATTGTAACAGGATCTGTAACACATGAGGTGTGGAAAACAGGGGTAAGAACCTGGAGAGACGATAATGATGTGCTCTCTATGGGCGTAACTACGGGCTATACGGCCAGGGACTTAACCCGGGACCAATTGCCGCATGGGGCAATCAGTGGGAGGAGCATTCTTTCTGCAAGGGTTTTCTTTGGCGCCTTTACAGACTGGCGGAGGGGTATGGAAGATTATGCAAAGGCCAATCGTTTGGCAGAACCACCAATTGTATTTAAATGGGATAAACCAACACCTGTTGGCTGGAATAGCTGGGGTGTAATTCAAGATAAAATCTCCTACGACAAAGCAACAAAGGTGGTGGATTTCTTTGCGGATGATTTAAAAGGCTTTAGGAATGGCGGCACAGCTTATGTAGACCTGGACTCTTATTGGGATATGATGCTTAACGGCGGACTGGAAGGTGATTACTCAAAACTCAAAGCATTTGCCGACTATACTAAAAAGAGGGGGTTAAAACCCGGTGTTTATTGGGCGCCGTTTACGGATTGGGGTTTTAACTCCGGTGGAAACAGAAGAGCGGAAGGCGGACAGTATAACTTCGCCGAGCTATGGACAAAAGTAGGCCATGGCTACCATGATTTTGATGGCGCAAGAGCCCTGGATCCTACCCATCCGGGAACGCAGCAGAGGATAAAGCTGGTGATCGGTAAACTAAAAGAATGCGGGTTTGAGATGATTAAAATCGACTTTCTTGGCCATGCTGCTGCAGAGTCTGATCATTTTTATGATCCTGCTGTTAAAACCGGCATGCAGGCGTACAAGGTGGGCATGGAATACCTGATCAAACAATTGGATAGTAAAATGCTGGTTTACGCTGCCATATCTCCTAGTATGGCTTCTGGTAGGTATATCCATGCAAGAAGAATTGCCTGTGATGCTTTTAAATCGATAAACGATACAGAATATACCTTAAATAGTCTGACGAATGGCTGGTGGCAAACCTGGTTATATGATTACCTGGATGCAGACCATGTTGTTTTCAACGATGCCTCAGCGGGAGAGAATGTAGCAAGAATGCTTTCGGCTTTCGTAACAGGTTCCGTGTTACTGGGAGATGATTTTTCAACTGCTGGTCCATGGACGGAAGGGGTAAAAAGATTGGTTCAAAATCCGGCTTTGCTGGAGCTCATCAAAGATGGAAAAAGCTTTATACCGGTTGAAGGAAATAAAGGGCAGCAAGCCTCAGAATTATTTATAAAATCGGTTAAAAACGTACATTACCTGGCTATTTTTAATTATAGTAAAGCGCCTAAAAGCTTTCCGCTATCGCTTAAAAAGCTTGGTCTTTCTACAAAAGTAAACTGGTCTGCAGTAGACCTGATCAGTAAAAAATCAGCGCTGTTTTCTGAACAAACTACTATTGAAGTGCCAGCAGGAAATGCCAGGATTTTTAAGCTTACTTTGCCACCTGCAATTTCTGACCAATTTTAA
- a CDS encoding enoyl-CoA hydratase/isomerase family protein, which produces MDYQNIKAEQKDSLLYVTINRAEKLNALNKATLLELADVFSGVTLNEEIRGVILTGAGEKAFVAGADISEFAQYTVEEGEQLSRTGHADVFDAIENCPKPVIAAINGFALGGGLELAMACHIRIAADTAKLGLPEVTLGLIPGYGGTQRLTQLVGKGRAFEMIATADMISASKAEEIGLVNYCVPAAALLQKAEELFQKILLRAPLAVAAAITATNAAVKKDVDGFEVEIKEFGSCFGTADFKEGVNAFLEKRKPRFNGK; this is translated from the coding sequence ATGGATTACCAAAATATTAAAGCTGAACAGAAAGATAGCTTGTTGTATGTAACGATCAACAGGGCAGAAAAATTGAACGCACTAAATAAGGCCACCCTGCTGGAGCTGGCGGATGTTTTCTCGGGCGTAACTTTAAATGAGGAGATCCGTGGTGTAATTTTAACAGGAGCCGGTGAAAAAGCATTTGTTGCCGGGGCGGATATTTCTGAATTTGCACAGTATACCGTAGAAGAAGGAGAGCAATTGTCCCGTACAGGCCATGCCGATGTTTTTGATGCCATAGAAAACTGTCCAAAACCGGTAATTGCGGCCATCAATGGCTTTGCACTTGGTGGTGGTTTGGAGCTTGCCATGGCTTGCCACATCCGCATCGCCGCTGATACCGCTAAATTGGGCCTGCCGGAAGTAACTTTAGGTTTAATTCCGGGATACGGAGGTACACAACGCTTAACACAGTTGGTGGGTAAAGGAAGGGCTTTTGAAATGATTGCTACCGCAGATATGATTTCTGCATCAAAAGCAGAAGAAATTGGCCTTGTAAATTATTGTGTGCCGGCGGCAGCGCTTTTACAAAAAGCAGAAGAGCTGTTCCAAAAAATTCTTCTTCGTGCCCCGCTTGCTGTAGCTGCTGCCATTACCGCAACCAATGCGGCAGTGAAAAAAGATGTTGATGGATTTGAAGTAGAGATCAAAGAATTTGGGTCTTGCTTTGGCACAGCAGATTTTAAAGAAGGCGTAAATGCCTTTCTGGAAAAGAGAAAGCCGCGGTTTAACGGTAAATAG
- a CDS encoding O-methyltransferase codes for MSIINDDMQDLLLKYCEPEPELLKKIDRETNLKVLMPRMLSGHYQGRVLSMLSKMINPACILEIGTFTGYATLCLAEGLATNGLIYTLDINQELEDMVRHNFSQSPYNEQIKYIIGNATETVLELNEVFDLVFIDADKKNNGLYYDLIFDRVRPGGLIIVDNVLWSGKVLNTTQDKDTKNITSFNDKIASDSRVEKMILPVRDGLFVIRKN; via the coding sequence ATGAGCATAATTAACGACGACATGCAGGACCTCCTGCTCAAATATTGTGAGCCAGAACCGGAACTGCTGAAAAAAATTGACCGGGAAACTAATCTTAAAGTGCTGATGCCAAGAATGCTCTCGGGACATTACCAGGGCCGAGTACTGAGCATGCTGAGCAAAATGATAAACCCTGCCTGCATTCTTGAAATTGGAACATTTACCGGTTATGCTACCTTATGCCTGGCAGAAGGCTTAGCTACAAATGGTCTGATTTATACGCTGGACATCAACCAGGAGCTTGAAGATATGGTACGCCATAACTTTTCACAGTCGCCATACAATGAGCAAATTAAGTATATTATTGGCAATGCCACAGAAACAGTGCTTGAGCTCAATGAGGTATTTGACCTGGTTTTTATTGATGCGGACAAAAAGAATAATGGCCTGTATTACGACCTGATCTTTGATCGGGTAAGGCCGGGTGGATTAATTATTGTAGACAATGTGCTTTGGAGTGGTAAGGTTTTGAATACCACACAAGATAAAGACACCAAAAATATCACTTCATTTAATGACAAGATTGCCTCAGATTCACGCGTAGAAAAAATGATTTTACCGGTAAGGGATGGTTTATTTGTGATTAGAAAGAATTAA
- a CDS encoding sigma-54 dependent transcriptional regulator: MRKILIVDDEVNIGLLLSKFLTRNGFIVDTVTSGVSALECLSKVRYDLVLCDYRLDDTDGKEMLVKIKESYPSTGVIIITGYSDIKLAVQLIKLGAYDYITKPLYPDEILNTINKAIETQNALNDHKAHNSSAEQPKEKATKQAYNQDSNFVAGQSNASKELLKQIQLVAPTSYSVILTGESGTGKESVAKAIHLNSPRKDSPFIAMDCGSLTKELAGSEFFGHEKGSFTGALYTKIGHFEMANGGTLFLDEVGNLSYDIQAALLRTVQERKIKRIGSTKEIDLDVRIIVATNENLSNAIQKGKFREDLYHRFNEFSISLPPLSQRGKDILVFANTFLDFANQELGKNVLGFSEEVEECFLTYNWPGNVRELKNVVRRATLLTETDEIQLKALPLEISTYAKASAIEVSISKIEKPRDLKNAALEAEYEAILKVLREVNFNKTKAAKILNIDRKTLYNKMKAINLDT, translated from the coding sequence ATGAGAAAAATTTTAATTGTTGACGATGAAGTAAACATCGGTCTGCTTCTTTCTAAATTTTTAACTAGAAACGGGTTTATTGTGGATACAGTAACGAGCGGTGTCAGCGCATTAGAATGCTTATCAAAAGTTCGTTATGATCTTGTACTTTGCGATTATAGACTCGACGACACTGATGGTAAAGAAATGCTGGTCAAGATTAAAGAATCTTATCCTAGTACAGGCGTCATCATCATTACAGGTTATTCAGACATTAAACTTGCAGTTCAGCTCATTAAACTCGGCGCTTACGATTACATCACAAAGCCTTTATACCCGGATGAAATTCTGAATACCATCAATAAAGCAATTGAAACCCAGAATGCTTTAAATGATCATAAGGCACACAATTCAAGTGCAGAGCAGCCTAAAGAAAAAGCAACAAAACAGGCCTATAATCAGGATTCAAATTTTGTTGCCGGACAAAGTAATGCTTCAAAAGAATTGTTGAAGCAAATCCAGCTGGTGGCTCCTACTTCTTACAGCGTAATCTTAACTGGAGAAAGTGGTACCGGGAAAGAATCTGTTGCTAAAGCCATACATTTAAATAGTCCAAGAAAGGACAGTCCTTTTATAGCGATGGATTGTGGTTCCTTAACCAAAGAACTGGCAGGAAGCGAGTTTTTTGGACATGAAAAAGGCTCTTTTACTGGTGCGCTTTATACTAAAATTGGTCATTTTGAAATGGCTAATGGAGGAACATTGTTTTTGGACGAAGTTGGTAACCTTTCATACGATATACAGGCCGCACTTTTGAGGACGGTGCAGGAGCGCAAAATCAAGAGGATTGGAAGCACGAAGGAAATAGATCTTGATGTAAGAATTATTGTTGCAACCAACGAAAACCTTTCCAATGCGATCCAAAAGGGAAAATTCAGGGAAGATCTTTACCATCGTTTTAATGAGTTCTCTATTAGCTTACCGCCGCTTAGCCAGAGAGGGAAAGACATCCTGGTATTTGCGAATACCTTTCTGGATTTCGCAAATCAGGAATTAGGAAAAAATGTGCTGGGCTTTTCTGAAGAAGTGGAAGAATGTTTCCTGACTTACAACTGGCCTGGAAATGTACGCGAACTAAAGAATGTGGTAAGGAGAGCTACGCTGCTTACGGAAACCGACGAGATCCAGCTTAAAGCTTTGCCCTTAGAGATTTCTACCTATGCCAAGGCTTCAGCCATAGAAGTTTCGATCAGTAAAATAGAGAAACCGAGGGACTTAAAAAATGCCGCGCTTGAAGCAGAATATGAGGCTATTTTGAAGGTGCTTAGAGAGGTTAACTTTAATAAAACGAAAGCGGCAAAGATTTTGAACATTGACAGAAAAACGCTTTACAATAAAATGAAAGCCATTAATCTGGACACTTAA
- a CDS encoding cobalamin B12-binding domain-containing protein, producing the protein MDNTLNRPIRVLVAKVGLDGHDRGAKVIATSLRDAGMEVIYTGLRQTPEMVVNTALQEDVDAIGISILSGAHMTVFPKIIAVMKEKQLTNVLLTGGGIIPDADIKKLQELGVGELFSPGTTMMTIVEYIKAWVLEHRQF; encoded by the coding sequence ATGGACAATACGCTAAACAGGCCCATTAGAGTTTTGGTGGCCAAAGTTGGTTTGGACGGACACGACAGAGGGGCGAAAGTAATTGCCACTTCGCTGCGGGATGCTGGCATGGAGGTGATCTATACCGGACTGCGCCAAACGCCTGAAATGGTGGTGAATACCGCCTTACAGGAAGATGTTGATGCCATTGGGATTTCTATTTTATCAGGGGCGCACATGACTGTTTTTCCAAAAATTATTGCCGTGATGAAAGAAAAGCAATTGACAAACGTTTTGCTAACAGGAGGTGGGATTATCCCGGACGCCGATATTAAAAAGCTTCAGGAATTGGGAGTTGGGGAATTATTTTCCCCAGGCACCACGATGATGACTATTGTGGAATACATTAAGGCCTGGGTTTTAGAACATAGACAATTTTAA
- a CDS encoding AI-2E family transporter, with translation MSIFSYKQRNNINLVIIIALGCLIAYSLQGVFGSILSTLVLYTILRPGYIYLAEHKGINKQLAAILLLFISIVLIILPFYGLSTMVLSKITELQNDHIYFQNLIFKLKHLIPVGEEVQGLIEEGIRKAGVWATELFPSLISGAFNIVLGLLLMYFLLYFMLVEREKFESSLVKYAPFREQNSHRFAEQMRDTTYANVVGQGLICMVQGSLVSLSFFVLGYNDPVFWGIITTFICFVPILGPPIIFVPAALMQIAAGNEFAGWAMLVFGFVVIINIDNVLRFIIAKKVGNIHPIITVIGVVIGIPLFGILGLVFGPLLLSYFILLIKIYETSAMASERLERIKTISESEGL, from the coding sequence ATGTCAATATTCTCCTACAAACAGCGAAATAATATCAACCTGGTTATTATTATTGCCCTTGGCTGTTTGATTGCATATTCTTTGCAAGGAGTATTTGGCTCTATATTGAGTACCCTTGTACTTTACACCATACTTAGGCCGGGATACATCTACCTTGCTGAGCATAAAGGAATAAATAAGCAGCTTGCGGCAATTTTACTGCTTTTTATATCCATTGTTTTGATTATCCTTCCTTTTTATGGATTGAGCACAATGGTATTGAGCAAAATTACCGAGCTGCAAAACGACCATATTTATTTTCAGAACCTGATCTTTAAGTTAAAGCACCTCATCCCTGTGGGTGAAGAGGTGCAGGGCCTGATTGAGGAAGGCATTAGAAAAGCCGGAGTTTGGGCTACAGAGTTATTCCCTTCGTTAATTTCAGGGGCTTTTAACATTGTACTTGGTCTCTTACTGATGTATTTTCTGCTGTATTTTATGTTGGTGGAACGGGAGAAGTTTGAGTCTTCGCTGGTAAAATACGCACCCTTCAGAGAACAGAATTCGCACAGGTTTGCAGAGCAAATGCGCGATACGACTTACGCAAATGTGGTTGGACAAGGACTGATTTGTATGGTACAAGGTTCGCTTGTGAGCCTCTCCTTTTTTGTACTGGGTTATAACGATCCTGTTTTTTGGGGAATTATTACAACGTTCATTTGTTTTGTCCCGATTCTGGGGCCTCCTATTATATTTGTGCCTGCCGCCCTCATGCAAATTGCCGCCGGAAACGAGTTTGCCGGATGGGCAATGCTGGTATTTGGCTTTGTGGTAATTATAAACATAGATAATGTACTTAGGTTCATCATCGCCAAAAAAGTTGGTAACATCCATCCCATCATTACCGTTATCGGCGTTGTGATCGGTATTCCGCTTTTTGGCATCCTGGGCCTGGTCTTTGGGCCTTTACTCTTGTCTTATTTCATACTACTGATTAAAATATATGAAACAAGTGCAATGGCTTCAGAAAGATTGGAAAGAATTAAAACAATTTCTGAATCAGAAGGGTTATAA
- a CDS encoding tetratricopeptide repeat protein, translating into MKGDRLYHMALKEASKDDADLGRAFDLLEKAKDKNNPMAIYALATWYLFGKFVDEDHEKAFELFLQASQENHIEACFDLAKCYEEGTGVAKSLNNAFENYTRAALLGDRQAVYEVGRCYYYGIGVGKNEKLANLWLDIASYYGIKD; encoded by the coding sequence ATGAAAGGTGATAGATTGTACCATATGGCTTTAAAGGAGGCTTCAAAAGATGATGCCGATTTGGGTCGTGCATTTGATCTACTTGAAAAGGCAAAAGATAAAAATAATCCTATGGCTATTTATGCTCTTGCAACTTGGTATCTATTTGGAAAGTTTGTTGATGAAGATCATGAAAAGGCATTTGAGTTGTTTTTACAGGCATCACAAGAGAATCATATTGAGGCGTGTTTTGATCTAGCTAAATGCTATGAAGAAGGAACTGGCGTAGCAAAAAGTTTAAACAATGCCTTCGAAAATTATACGCGTGCTGCACTACTAGGTGACCGCCAGGCAGTATATGAAGTAGGAAGATGTTACTATTATGGTATTGGTGTGGGGAAAAATGAAAAACTAGCCAACTTATGGTTAGACATAGCTTCATATTATGGAATAAAAGATTAG
- a CDS encoding glucosaminidase domain-containing protein, producing MRYSLLLLIAVVALSSCGTRKYSKNNKQIEKAANKNNPDIKSYTTLTYIDQFKGVAIEEMNAFGIPASITLAQGILESGSGNSSLAKYANNHFGIKCTSDWKGKGYYKDDDQQNDCFRVYKDARESYKDHSNFLKRKRYSALFELDKNDYKNWALGLKQAGYATNPKYPDLLINVIEKYQLYQYDQSETERQKIIREDRVFTEINANIPKETKKFTPVEVPPSKQVIITDTTSKVKKVETVVVPGSSVQFYTVAKGDTLYNISKRYNLTVEELKALNNLADEGIKIGQKLQVAK from the coding sequence ATGAGATACAGCCTATTACTTTTAATTGCCGTTGTTGCTTTGAGTTCTTGCGGTACCAGGAAATACAGCAAAAACAACAAGCAGATTGAAAAAGCCGCCAACAAGAACAATCCTGATATAAAAAGTTATACCACATTGACCTATATAGATCAGTTTAAAGGTGTAGCCATCGAAGAAATGAATGCCTTTGGCATCCCCGCAAGTATTACGCTAGCTCAGGGCATCCTGGAGTCTGGGAGTGGCAACAGCAGCCTTGCAAAATATGCCAACAACCACTTTGGCATCAAATGCACCTCTGACTGGAAAGGGAAAGGTTATTATAAAGATGACGATCAGCAGAACGATTGTTTCAGGGTATATAAGGATGCCCGTGAATCGTATAAAGACCATTCAAACTTTTTAAAAAGAAAAAGATACAGTGCCCTGTTTGAACTCGATAAAAACGACTATAAAAACTGGGCCCTGGGGCTAAAACAAGCGGGTTATGCCACCAATCCTAAATATCCTGACCTATTGATCAACGTCATTGAAAAGTATCAGTTGTATCAATATGACCAATCGGAAACTGAAAGACAGAAAATCATTCGGGAGGACAGGGTATTTACTGAAATCAATGCCAACATTCCTAAAGAAACCAAGAAATTTACACCAGTAGAAGTTCCTCCCTCCAAACAGGTCATCATTACAGATACCACCTCAAAGGTTAAAAAGGTAGAAACAGTAGTGGTTCCCGGCAGCAGCGTGCAGTTTTACACCGTTGCAAAGGGCGATACCTTATACAACATCTCTAAGCGCTATAACCTAACTGTTGAGGAGCTTAAAGCCTTAAACAACCTTGCAGATGAAGGAATTAAAATTGGTCAGAAATTGCAGGTGGCAAAGTAA
- a CDS encoding glutamine--tRNA ligase/YqeY domain fusion protein has translation MSEERSLNFIEEIIENDLNSGKYETLITRFPPEPNGYLHIGHAKAICLNFGLTQKYGGYTNLRFDDTNPVTEKTEYVDSQQADIKWLGFQWKNELYTSDYFDTLYDFAVQLIEQGLAYVDHSSAEEIAQLKGTPTEPGTDSPYRSRSVAENLDLFTRMKAGEFGDGVCTLRAKADMASPNMIMRDPVIYRIKHADHHRTGSKWCIYPMYDFAHGQSDSIETITHSICTLEYVSHRELYDWFIEKLGIFPSHQYEFARLNLTYTVMSKRKLLQLVNENTVSGWNDPRMPTISGLRRRGYTPASIREFCERIGIAKRENLIELSLLEFCIREDLNKTASRVMAVLDPIKMVISNYPAGQTEILIGENNPDVEANAGTREIPFSSELWIEREDFMEEPAKKWFRLAPGAMVRLKHAYIVKCDSFVKDEEGNVTEIHCSYIPESKSGEDTSGINVKGTIHWVSTAAAKTAEIRVYDRLFTVEAPDSEEGDFKDYLNPNSMKVIKQAYIEPYLANADINARYQFIRKGYYCLDTDSTPENLVFNQTVGLKDAWAKGNK, from the coding sequence ATGAGTGAGGAAAGATCATTGAACTTTATTGAAGAGATCATTGAAAACGATTTAAATAGTGGAAAATACGAGACCTTAATTACCCGCTTTCCACCGGAACCAAATGGCTATTTGCACATTGGCCATGCAAAGGCCATTTGCCTTAACTTTGGTTTAACCCAAAAATATGGTGGTTACACCAATCTTAGATTTGATGACACCAATCCGGTAACGGAAAAAACAGAATATGTAGATAGTCAACAGGCAGATATAAAATGGTTGGGTTTTCAATGGAAAAACGAGCTGTATACTTCTGATTACTTTGACACTTTATATGATTTCGCTGTTCAACTTATTGAGCAGGGCTTAGCATATGTAGACCATAGCTCTGCCGAAGAAATTGCACAACTAAAAGGCACACCTACAGAGCCCGGCACAGACAGTCCGTACCGAAGCCGCAGTGTAGCAGAGAACCTTGACCTTTTTACCCGCATGAAGGCCGGTGAATTTGGAGATGGGGTTTGTACGTTGCGTGCCAAAGCAGATATGGCCAGCCCTAATATGATTATGCGCGATCCGGTAATTTACCGTATCAAACATGCAGATCATCACCGTACGGGCAGCAAATGGTGCATCTATCCGATGTATGATTTTGCCCACGGACAAAGCGATAGCATCGAAACCATTACGCATTCCATTTGTACTTTGGAATATGTATCACACCGGGAATTGTACGATTGGTTTATCGAGAAGCTGGGCATTTTCCCTTCTCACCAATATGAGTTTGCACGCTTAAACCTAACCTATACGGTCATGAGTAAGCGTAAACTTTTACAGCTGGTTAATGAAAACACGGTAAGCGGCTGGAACGATCCGCGCATGCCTACCATTAGCGGATTGAGAAGACGTGGTTACACCCCGGCAAGTATCCGGGAGTTTTGTGAACGCATCGGGATTGCCAAAAGAGAAAACCTGATTGAGTTGAGTTTACTGGAATTTTGTATCCGTGAAGATCTGAATAAAACAGCCAGCCGTGTAATGGCGGTCCTGGATCCTATTAAAATGGTGATCAGCAACTATCCTGCAGGTCAAACAGAAATCCTAATTGGCGAGAATAACCCTGATGTGGAAGCCAATGCGGGTACCAGGGAAATTCCTTTTAGCAGTGAGCTCTGGATAGAAAGAGAAGATTTTATGGAAGAGCCGGCCAAGAAATGGTTTAGGCTGGCTCCAGGTGCTATGGTACGCTTAAAACATGCTTACATTGTAAAATGTGACTCCTTTGTTAAAGACGAAGAAGGTAATGTAACTGAAATCCACTGCAGTTATATCCCTGAATCTAAAAGCGGAGAAGATACCAGTGGCATCAATGTAAAAGGAACCATTCATTGGGTAAGCACCGCAGCGGCAAAAACTGCAGAGATTAGGGTGTACGACCGCCTATTTACAGTTGAAGCGCCAGACAGCGAAGAGGGTGATTTTAAAGATTACCTGAACCCCAACAGCATGAAGGTAATTAAACAGGCTTACATTGAACCTTATCTTGCAAATGCCGACATCAATGCACGTTACCAGTTTATCCGTAAAGGCTATTACTGTTTAGATACAGATTCTACTCCGGAAAATTTGGTGTTCAACCAAACCGTAGGTTTAAAAGACGCCTGGGCAAAAGGAAATAAGTAA
- a CDS encoding YqjF family protein, translating into MSFLTAEWRKLAIANYAIDKDILLPYLPAGTELDLWKGVCYVSLIGFLFKNTKLLGIRVPFHSNFEEVNLRFYVKRKEGAEWKRGVVFIKEIVPKYALSFIANTFYNENYVSMPMRHVWNEDSGNLTVSYLWRLKKHWQSIRVVADAIASPIEEHSEAEFITEHYWGYARCNATKTNEYEVRHPRWQQYKVNSFQIITDFGLNYGTDFEFLNQQQPVSVMLAEGSEISVEHKKVIAGK; encoded by the coding sequence ATGAGTTTTTTAACAGCTGAGTGGCGTAAATTGGCAATTGCTAACTATGCAATAGATAAAGATATATTATTACCGTATTTACCCGCTGGTACAGAGCTGGACCTGTGGAAGGGTGTGTGTTATGTAAGTTTAATTGGCTTTTTGTTCAAGAACACAAAATTGTTGGGTATCAGGGTACCTTTTCATTCTAATTTTGAAGAAGTCAATCTTCGCTTTTATGTAAAGAGGAAAGAAGGAGCGGAATGGAAAAGAGGGGTTGTTTTTATTAAAGAGATAGTTCCAAAATATGCACTGTCTTTTATCGCCAATACATTTTATAACGAAAATTATGTTTCCATGCCTATGCGCCACGTCTGGAATGAAGATAGCGGAAATCTCACGGTTTCTTATCTTTGGCGGCTTAAGAAACACTGGCAAAGTATTCGTGTAGTTGCAGATGCTATAGCTTCACCTATTGAAGAGCATAGCGAAGCTGAATTTATAACCGAGCATTATTGGGGGTACGCCAGATGTAATGCAACGAAAACGAATGAATACGAGGTTAGGCATCCCAGATGGCAGCAATATAAAGTAAATAGCTTTCAGATTATAACAGACTTTGGGTTGAATTATGGCACAGACTTTGAATTTTTAAATCAGCAGCAACCGGTGTCCGTTATGCTTGCAGAGGGGTCTGAAATCTCTGTGGAGCATAAGAAGGTGATAGCAGGTAAATAA
- the ruvX gene encoding Holliday junction resolvase RuvX: MPRILAFDYGTKRIGIAVTDPMQIIATGLDNVHPKDILEYLKKYLLTEQVEAFVIGDPKQMDGSPSESAPHVKGFSTLLKKNFPHIPQHWIDERFTSKLAQETVMESGLNKSARRDKKRVDIIAATLILQYYMEVSRLKHGV; the protein is encoded by the coding sequence ATGCCTCGAATTCTTGCTTTTGATTACGGAACTAAACGGATCGGCATTGCCGTAACTGACCCTATGCAAATTATTGCAACCGGGCTTGACAATGTACACCCTAAAGATATTTTGGAATACTTGAAAAAATACCTGCTTACAGAGCAAGTAGAGGCTTTTGTAATTGGTGATCCAAAACAGATGGATGGTTCACCTTCAGAATCTGCACCGCATGTAAAAGGCTTTTCTACGCTCTTAAAAAAGAATTTCCCCCACATTCCTCAACATTGGATAGATGAGCGTTTTACTTCTAAACTGGCCCAGGAAACAGTAATGGAAAGCGGTTTAAACAAAAGCGCACGCCGTGACAAAAAACGTGTGGACATTATTGCCGCTACACTTATACTACAATATTACATGGAAGTAAGCCGTTTAAAACATGGAGTATAA